The following coding sequences lie in one Euhalothece natronophila Z-M001 genomic window:
- the pheT gene encoding phenylalanine--tRNA ligase subunit beta: protein MRVSLNWLQEFVEINLTPEELGEILTIAGFEVEEIEHRRTFAEGVVVGKVLEKNTHPNADKLSVCKVDIGEGEPKNIVCGAANVRPDIYVPVATVGSYLPVKELKIKRSKLRGVHSEGMICSLAELGLEKESEGIHIFSEDNLTLGEPVYPLLGLDDVVLDLTTTANRADALSLVGVAREVAALTGVPLKLPETSDRDLSGNQQTLQVKVTEKTACPAYIGTEITNLKIAPSPQWLQRRLQAAGVRPINNVVDVTNYVLLEWGQPLHAFDRERLKTVAGEDNLSLGVRLAQEKETLTTLDGQTRQLHPENLLITANDVPVALAGVMGGEETEVYDQTENIILEAALFEPVAVRRSARAQGLRTEASTRYERGVNQAELEKALQRAIALLVDLAQGTPTQQAIADTRPSPDQWYRKHNLKLDRIHHVLGEVNNREDGKLTPEDVERTLTALGCELTRDEKAMSWTVTVPPYRYHDLEREIDLIEEVARLYGYDYFKDTLPESTQPGYLSSRQQNKNRIREALRAVGLTEVLHYSLVKPEGKAVTLANPLFKEYSALRTELLSGLINAFSYNLARGNGALNGFEMGRRFWNTDNGIGEADTLAGIMGGEMFPQGKWVNSGQGQSMSWYQAKGILEAAFTRLGLSVTYQATEEDSRLHPGRTAILFLEKQRLGIFGQLHPQFRQEHDLPDAVYVFSFDLELLLNALAEKNVSQSRFSPFSTYPAVARDMALYAPVDLPVADLIQVMEKAGGNLLQQVELFDEYRGENVPEGQRSLAFSLIYQARDRTLTDEEVEPSLEKVRKALNQEFTVTLRS from the coding sequence ATGCGCGTCTCTCTAAACTGGTTGCAAGAATTTGTCGAGATTAATCTGACTCCTGAAGAGTTAGGGGAAATTTTAACCATTGCTGGGTTTGAAGTGGAAGAAATTGAACACCGCCGCACTTTCGCAGAAGGTGTAGTGGTGGGAAAGGTTTTAGAAAAGAATACTCATCCCAATGCTGATAAACTCAGTGTCTGCAAAGTGGATATTGGCGAAGGAGAACCGAAAAATATTGTCTGTGGGGCAGCTAATGTCCGCCCTGATATTTATGTTCCTGTGGCAACGGTGGGTAGTTATCTGCCAGTGAAGGAGCTTAAAATTAAACGCAGTAAGCTACGAGGCGTTCATTCGGAGGGAATGATCTGTTCTCTAGCGGAATTAGGCTTGGAAAAAGAGTCTGAGGGCATTCATATTTTCAGTGAGGATAATTTGACTCTTGGGGAACCAGTTTACCCGCTTCTAGGGTTAGATGATGTGGTTTTAGACTTGACAACAACCGCAAATCGTGCTGATGCCTTAAGTTTAGTGGGTGTGGCGCGAGAAGTAGCCGCCTTAACGGGTGTGCCATTAAAACTTCCTGAAACTTCGGATAGAGATTTATCGGGGAACCAGCAGACGCTACAAGTGAAGGTTACTGAAAAAACAGCTTGTCCTGCTTATATTGGAACTGAAATTACTAACTTAAAAATTGCTCCCTCGCCGCAATGGCTGCAACGGCGATTACAAGCAGCAGGGGTACGTCCCATTAATAATGTGGTTGATGTTACTAATTATGTGTTACTGGAATGGGGTCAACCGTTACACGCTTTTGACAGAGAACGGTTAAAAACTGTTGCAGGGGAAGATAATTTAAGCCTTGGGGTACGTTTAGCACAGGAGAAAGAGACGTTAACCACCCTCGATGGACAAACTCGGCAATTGCATCCTGAAAACTTGCTGATTACGGCGAATGATGTGCCTGTGGCGTTAGCTGGGGTAATGGGGGGAGAAGAAACAGAAGTTTATGATCAAACTGAGAATATTATTTTAGAAGCTGCTTTATTTGAACCTGTGGCAGTGAGACGTTCTGCAAGGGCGCAAGGATTACGGACTGAGGCTTCTACTCGCTATGAACGGGGGGTGAACCAAGCAGAATTAGAAAAGGCGTTACAACGCGCGATCGCGCTTCTAGTTGATTTAGCCCAAGGAACACCCACGCAGCAAGCCATTGCCGACACTCGCCCCTCTCCTGACCAATGGTATCGTAAACATAACTTAAAATTAGATCGCATTCATCATGTCTTAGGGGAGGTTAATAACCGCGAAGATGGAAAGTTAACCCCCGAAGATGTGGAACGCACCCTCACGGCTTTAGGTTGTGAATTAACTCGCGATGAAAAAGCCATGAGTTGGACAGTTACTGTTCCCCCCTACCGCTACCATGATTTAGAACGAGAAATTGATCTCATCGAAGAAGTAGCCCGTCTTTATGGCTATGATTACTTTAAGGATACTCTTCCCGAAAGTACGCAACCGGGTTATCTCTCCTCACGACAACAGAATAAAAATCGCATTCGAGAGGCGTTACGGGCAGTGGGATTAACCGAAGTTCTCCATTATTCCCTTGTTAAACCAGAAGGAAAGGCCGTTACCCTTGCTAACCCCCTTTTCAAGGAATACTCAGCACTGCGAACGGAACTCCTCAGTGGGCTAATTAATGCCTTTTCCTACAACTTAGCGCGAGGTAATGGGGCTTTAAATGGTTTTGAAATGGGCAGACGCTTCTGGAATACTGATAATGGTATTGGCGAAGCTGACACCCTTGCTGGCATTATGGGCGGTGAAATGTTCCCCCAAGGAAAATGGGTAAATTCAGGGCAAGGACAGTCCATGAGTTGGTATCAGGCGAAAGGCATATTAGAGGCTGCCTTCACTCGTTTAGGCTTAAGCGTTACTTATCAAGCCACAGAAGAAGACTCGCGGTTACATCCGGGGCGTACTGCGATTTTATTTTTAGAGAAACAGCGATTAGGAATTTTTGGGCAATTACATCCCCAATTCCGACAAGAACATGATTTGCCTGACGCAGTTTATGTGTTTAGTTTTGACCTAGAATTATTATTAAATGCCCTCGCTGAGAAAAATGTCTCCCAGTCGCGCTTTTCTCCCTTCTCAACTTATCCTGCGGTTGCCAGAGATATGGCATTATATGCCCCTGTTGACTTGCCCGTAGCGGACTTAATTCAAGTGATGGAAAAAGCTGGAGGAAACCTGCTACAACAAGTAGAATTATTTGATGAATATCGCGGTGAAAATGTCCCTGAAGGACAACGGAGTTTAGCTTTTAGTTTAATCTATCAAGCGCGCGATCGGACTTTAACCGATGAAGAAGTTGAGCCGTCTTTAGAGAAGGTTCGCAAGGCTCTAAATCAAGAATTTACTGTTACCTTAAGGAGTTAA
- a CDS encoding serine/threonine-protein kinase: MIYCLNPSCPQPKNPNNVRTCQTCGSDLKLNGRYIVGKTLGQGGFGATFLAVDTSLPGNPVCVIKQLRPANTSNSFLKMARDLFDREAETLGKLGNHPQIPRLLDYFEEKQQFFLVQDFVKGSNLQKEVKENGPFSEAAVRQFLTEILPLFEYIHSEKVIHRDIKPANIIRRGMDKKLVLIDFGAVKNRVNEEMAADLSGEDPLTAFAVGTPGYSPPEQMAMRPTYASDIYSLGASCIYLLSGKSPKDIGYNSRTGALDWEPYVNTSSHLKQVLGKMLEMAVRDRYQSAQAVLDALEMEAYEESLSQGLVKRTILAKQKQTENQSQRSSWNFELAESIRKRRIRMGLPTSQTRDLSQGRTTGGMSTGGRSKGSASRKLTAKQVVTQYKKGRRDFSQVDLYRLQLEEASLSKSIFRDANLMQTNFSKADLTEADFAKGILRRVILREARLSKAFFSEADLNKADLRKADLTLANFQGANLTEADLSGANLTNAKISEQQLKQAKTNWATILPNGKRALW; this comes from the coding sequence ATGATTTACTGCCTGAATCCGTCTTGCCCTCAACCAAAAAATCCTAATAATGTTAGAACTTGTCAAACCTGTGGTAGTGACTTAAAACTCAATGGTCGCTACATAGTAGGAAAAACCCTTGGTCAAGGGGGATTTGGGGCAACGTTTTTGGCAGTGGATACCAGTTTACCCGGAAATCCAGTTTGTGTCATTAAACAACTGCGCCCCGCTAATACCAGCAATAGCTTTTTAAAAATGGCACGAGATTTATTTGATCGAGAAGCGGAAACTTTAGGAAAACTGGGAAATCATCCTCAAATTCCGCGCCTGTTAGATTATTTTGAGGAAAAACAACAATTCTTTTTAGTCCAAGATTTTGTTAAAGGGTCAAACTTACAAAAAGAAGTGAAAGAAAATGGCCCCTTTAGTGAAGCGGCGGTACGTCAATTTTTAACCGAGATTTTACCCCTATTTGAGTATATCCACTCGGAAAAAGTGATTCATCGGGATATTAAACCAGCGAATATCATCCGACGGGGAATGGATAAAAAGCTAGTGTTAATTGATTTTGGGGCAGTTAAAAATCGCGTAAATGAAGAAATGGCAGCGGACTTATCTGGAGAGGATCCCCTTACTGCTTTTGCTGTGGGCACTCCTGGTTATTCGCCCCCTGAACAAATGGCGATGCGTCCCACCTATGCCAGTGATATTTATAGTTTAGGCGCAAGTTGTATTTATTTACTCTCTGGAAAATCTCCGAAAGATATTGGTTACAACTCTCGTACAGGGGCTTTAGATTGGGAACCGTACGTTAATACCAGTAGTCACCTGAAACAAGTATTGGGGAAAATGTTAGAGATGGCGGTGCGCGATCGATATCAGTCGGCACAAGCGGTTTTAGATGCTTTGGAAATGGAGGCTTATGAGGAGAGTCTTTCTCAAGGATTAGTCAAACGCACAATTTTGGCGAAACAAAAACAAACCGAAAATCAATCTCAACGTTCTAGCTGGAATTTTGAACTAGCTGAGTCTATTCGGAAGCGTCGTATTCGCATGGGATTACCCACTAGTCAAACACGGGATTTGAGTCAAGGTCGGACAACAGGAGGAATGTCCACAGGAGGAAGGAGTAAAGGCAGTGCGTCTCGTAAGTTAACAGCAAAACAGGTAGTAACTCAATATAAAAAGGGAAGGCGAGATTTTTCACAGGTGGATTTATATCGTCTGCAACTGGAAGAGGCAAGTTTAAGTAAAAGTATTTTTCGGGATGCTAATTTAATGCAGACTAATTTTTCCAAGGCTGATTTAACGGAGGCTGATTTTGCCAAAGGAATTTTACGGCGGGTAATTTTGCGAGAGGCGAGGTTAAGTAAGGCGTTTTTTAGTGAAGCGGATTTAAATAAGGCAGATTTACGGAAAGCGGATTTAACTTTGGCAAATTTTCAAGGGGCAAACCTTACAGAAGCAGACTTATCAGGGGCAAATTTAACTAATGCTAAAATCAGTGAGCAACAGTTGAAACAGGCGAAAACGAATTGGGCGACAATTTTGCCCAATGGCAAGCGGGCTTTGTGGTAG